In one window of Pseudoalteromonas sp. GCY DNA:
- a CDS encoding efflux RND transporter periplasmic adaptor subunit, whose protein sequence is MDIVRKDNKKGVSRRVKWGLVTVTCLTLATIFMLNTSNASYLAKKESLLIDGVKRGELNINVRGTGVLVPKEKRWMAVSVSGRVERILKKPGAVVKQGELILELSNPHLSQQMEEAKWELQALQSEVQARKVALESELLDQEIRVMNEKLGFERSKLTLNAQQELLEKGFDAISKIDFEEVKMDVMQYEQQWMLEKQRLEKRKENLAAQIEASEARLTMMQKAVDRYAQQVDSLKVTATMDSIIQEVPIELGQEVNAGTNLALLARSDIFIAELRIPEKQIKDVVVGQRTILDTRSSKIEGSVLRIDPIVSNGSVQVDIELTSALPKEARPELSVDGVIEINTIPNTLFVRRPMFANSFSQMEIYVLETSGDFAVKHPVNFGFMSSQYIQIEGGLKEGDQVIVSDASGWKQHERIQIN, encoded by the coding sequence ATGGATATAGTTCGAAAAGATAACAAGAAAGGGGTTAGCAGACGAGTTAAGTGGGGCCTTGTTACGGTTACCTGCCTCACTTTAGCGACCATATTTATGTTAAATACAAGTAATGCCTCCTACTTAGCTAAGAAGGAAAGTTTGTTAATTGATGGTGTAAAAAGAGGTGAGCTGAACATCAATGTGAGGGGAACAGGCGTACTGGTACCAAAGGAAAAGCGTTGGATGGCGGTGAGTGTTTCAGGACGAGTAGAAAGAATACTTAAAAAGCCTGGAGCAGTAGTGAAGCAAGGTGAGCTTATTTTGGAACTTAGTAACCCTCATTTATCGCAACAAATGGAAGAGGCTAAATGGGAACTACAAGCGTTGCAATCAGAAGTACAAGCAAGAAAGGTTGCGTTGGAATCTGAGTTACTCGATCAAGAGATCAGAGTAATGAATGAGAAGCTTGGTTTTGAACGCAGTAAGCTTACCTTAAATGCGCAACAAGAACTGTTGGAAAAGGGGTTCGATGCAATTTCGAAAATAGACTTCGAGGAAGTCAAAATGGATGTGATGCAGTATGAACAACAATGGATGTTGGAAAAGCAGCGTTTAGAGAAACGTAAAGAGAATTTAGCGGCACAGATTGAAGCTAGTGAAGCGCGATTAACTATGATGCAAAAGGCTGTAGATAGATACGCTCAACAAGTAGATAGTCTAAAAGTGACAGCAACGATGGATAGTATAATTCAAGAAGTACCTATTGAGCTTGGGCAGGAGGTAAATGCAGGGACCAACTTGGCATTGCTGGCTAGAAGTGACATCTTTATTGCTGAACTTAGAATTCCTGAAAAACAGATAAAAGATGTTGTTGTAGGCCAACGCACTATTCTCGATACACGAAGCAGTAAAATTGAAGGTAGTGTACTTCGTATTGACCCCATCGTATCAAATGGGTCCGTTCAAGTAGATATTGAACTCACGAGCGCATTACCTAAAGAAGCTCGCCCTGAGTTATCAGTTGATGGGGTGATAGAGATTAATACCATTCCCAATACTTTGTTTGTTAGAAGGCCAATGTTTGCTAATAGCTTTAGTCAGATGGAAATTTATGTTTTGGAAACATCGGGAGATTTTGCGGTAAAGCATCCAGTGAACTTTGGTTTTATGTCGAGTCAGTATATTCAAATAGAAGGTGGTTTGAAGGAAGGAGACCAAGTCATCGTTTCAGACGCCTCGGGTTGGAAACAACACGAACGTATTCAAATTAATTAG
- a CDS encoding response regulator transcription factor, with translation MNIKPKLLIIEDEPAILRGLTDLFVFHGYDVHSESDGVLGLKCAIHENYACVILDVMLPSMNGFDICNNLRQSSPSQPILMLTAKNSEEDIINGLSLGADDYVAKPFSTSELVLRVNALVRRSGWTGAEQTLVLSPDITINTQTLTGKLGNNETKFTRREVEVLCYLHRQKHPVSRDELLKEVWGYKETRDIDTRTIDIHIAKLRKKIEHDAKSPQYLVTHRGEGYQLHAD, from the coding sequence TTGAATATCAAACCCAAATTACTCATTATTGAAGACGAACCAGCTATTTTACGCGGATTAACCGACCTTTTCGTTTTTCACGGCTATGATGTACATAGTGAATCTGATGGTGTATTAGGGTTAAAATGCGCAATTCACGAAAATTATGCCTGCGTTATCCTTGATGTAATGCTTCCATCCATGAATGGTTTCGATATCTGTAATAATTTAAGGCAGTCGTCTCCTTCACAACCTATTTTAATGTTGACAGCTAAAAATAGTGAAGAAGACATCATCAACGGTCTTTCTTTAGGCGCTGATGACTATGTTGCAAAGCCATTTTCCACATCAGAGCTGGTATTGAGAGTTAATGCCCTTGTTCGTCGTTCGGGTTGGACAGGAGCAGAGCAAACGCTTGTATTAAGCCCTGATATCACAATCAACACGCAAACTTTAACGGGCAAGTTAGGAAACAATGAAACAAAATTTACACGTAGAGAAGTCGAGGTACTGTGTTACCTACATCGTCAAAAGCACCCTGTTTCTCGCGACGAACTGCTTAAAGAAGTGTGGGGTTATAAAGAGACTCGCGATATAGACACTCGTACGATTGATATACACATCGCAAAACTTCGAAAGAAAATTGAACATGATGCCAAATCTCCTCAATATTTAGTGACCCATCGTGGAGAAGGATACCAACTTCATGCTGATTAA
- a CDS encoding sensor histidine kinase yields the protein MLIKWLTSSREPTYTPLNYLQGVKKLRVLTSLITLLIMILMALLLYFSYQSARESQLDSYRQEARNLIQVTNTKLFRKLIAHDSIPATAFDYYSYSYNSQTNQTDKLRSPLVSPATQPNIPGLVGFFQINADHQFSSPIWIKEINFYAGMEQQINSTSPFEKKAFEILQLVSQSSRINALLGNSLNLKKQHWNITFDVPDNLLFYRIITNSESAKIQGFLVERTLYLQRHINDILALRSFSDSVLVKLTDNEGNAGDEYFLYQKTETNEVIVSNPEQTNINLQQQIIDSSTLKWPYSNYDISISTKALPFSKNMFLGGAFLAVLFSALLIGCFGFYRLGLEQLQLAEQRLNFVSSISHELKTPLTSIKMYSEMLQAGIVQSPTHQAEYYDFIHSESERLSRLIDNILQLTKLHHQKQTVKPQPVSVAVLMDIIHSKASSLMLKHNFKQHISTELVAPEETMLNMDLDAFSQIIINITDNAIKFYDQAKINDIERQKVDFIFRRQSGQINMLELEIRDYGAGITESQEKRIFELFYRAGNELTRATQGTGIGLALVHELVHAHRGEVLAVRRNPGLAINITFPINPIH from the coding sequence ATGCTGATTAAGTGGCTAACCTCTAGTCGTGAGCCAACATATACGCCTTTGAACTATCTTCAAGGTGTTAAAAAGCTTCGGGTGCTAACTAGCTTAATCACGCTGTTAATTATGATTCTTATGGCTCTGTTATTGTACTTTAGCTATCAATCTGCTCGAGAGTCTCAGCTAGATAGTTATCGCCAAGAAGCCCGTAATTTGATTCAAGTTACAAACACAAAACTGTTTCGAAAGCTCATAGCGCATGACTCTATTCCCGCTACTGCGTTCGACTATTACAGTTACTCATATAACTCACAGACTAATCAAACGGATAAATTACGTTCACCGTTAGTATCTCCAGCGACTCAACCAAACATTCCCGGGTTGGTTGGCTTTTTTCAAATAAATGCAGATCACCAATTTAGTAGCCCGATTTGGATCAAAGAAATTAATTTCTATGCTGGGATGGAACAACAAATAAATTCCACATCACCGTTTGAAAAAAAAGCCTTCGAAATACTGCAATTGGTTTCTCAATCATCGCGCATCAATGCATTATTGGGTAATAGCCTAAATCTCAAAAAGCAGCATTGGAATATCACATTTGATGTGCCTGATAACTTACTATTTTACAGAATAATAACCAACTCTGAGAGCGCCAAAATACAAGGTTTCTTAGTCGAAAGAACACTCTACTTACAACGACACATTAATGATATTTTGGCGCTACGCAGCTTTTCTGACTCTGTGCTCGTGAAACTCACAGATAATGAGGGGAATGCCGGCGATGAATATTTCCTCTATCAAAAAACTGAAACGAATGAAGTCATCGTAAGTAATCCGGAACAAACAAATATCAACCTTCAGCAACAAATAATTGACTCGAGTACGCTAAAGTGGCCTTATTCGAATTACGATATATCAATTTCGACAAAAGCACTGCCTTTCTCGAAGAATATGTTTTTAGGAGGTGCTTTTCTTGCTGTACTCTTTAGCGCCTTACTTATTGGCTGCTTTGGTTTCTATAGACTTGGCCTTGAGCAACTGCAACTTGCTGAACAACGGTTAAACTTTGTTTCTTCTATTAGTCATGAGTTAAAAACACCACTGACATCCATAAAAATGTACAGTGAGATGCTACAGGCTGGTATCGTACAATCGCCAACACATCAAGCTGAATACTATGACTTTATACACAGCGAAAGCGAACGGTTAAGTAGATTGATAGATAATATTTTACAACTTACAAAGTTGCATCACCAAAAGCAAACAGTTAAACCACAACCAGTTAGCGTTGCTGTTTTAATGGATATCATCCATTCAAAAGCATCCTCTTTGATGCTGAAACACAACTTTAAACAACATATAAGTACAGAGCTTGTTGCGCCTGAAGAAACCATGTTAAACATGGATTTAGATGCTTTTTCACAAATAATAATAAATATCACAGACAATGCGATTAAATTTTATGACCAAGCTAAGATTAACGACATAGAAAGACAAAAAGTCGATTTTATATTCCGTCGCCAATCCGGCCAAATAAATATGCTAGAACTAGAGATCCGCGATTATGGTGCAGGTATTACGGAATCCCAAGAAAAACGAATTTTCGAACTTTTCTACCGTGCTGGTAACGAGCTCACAAGAGCGACTCAAGGAACCGGAATTGGTCTGGCGCTTGTTCACGAGCTTGTCCATGCACATCGTGGGGAAGTCTTAGCGGTTCGAAGAAACCCTGGCTTAGCAATCAATATCACTTTTCCAATCAACCCCATTCATTAA
- a CDS encoding S8 family serine peptidase, with translation MKKTLLTLSIMSTFGATTVFAQDATYQGAAVDAEIANTCIVRFKDDVSKFDVEGKARGMVAKANAQAKHVYKNTIKGMAVNMSCDKAKSAFAGNSDVMRFTPDGKVYASPAKAKGKPGGGSNPQTTPWSVTRVGGPVNGNGYTAWVIDTGIDLDHQDLNVDASRGFSAFSSGRNAGMDDGNGHGTHVAGTIGALDNDIDVVGVAAGTTVVPVKVLDARGSGSWSGVLAGVDHVAVNASPGDCANMSLGGGFNQELNDAVESAAQQSGAFFVVAAGNESQHAANVSPASASHNRVFTISATDSNDRFASFSNYGNPPVDYAAPGVGILSLKNGGGTTTMSGTSMASPAACAVIMMRNGNPGTDGIASNDPDGNADSIVHL, from the coding sequence ATGAAAAAAACACTACTTACTTTGTCTATCATGTCGACGTTTGGTGCTACTACAGTTTTTGCACAAGATGCAACGTATCAAGGCGCAGCCGTGGATGCAGAAATTGCGAATACCTGCATCGTGCGTTTTAAAGATGATGTTTCAAAGTTTGATGTTGAAGGTAAAGCGCGTGGCATGGTCGCAAAAGCGAATGCACAAGCGAAACATGTCTATAAAAATACCATCAAAGGCATGGCTGTGAACATGAGCTGTGACAAAGCTAAATCTGCGTTTGCAGGAAATAGCGATGTGATGCGCTTTACTCCCGATGGTAAAGTGTATGCAAGCCCGGCAAAGGCAAAGGGAAAACCAGGTGGTGGTAGTAACCCACAAACAACACCTTGGAGCGTAACGCGTGTTGGCGGTCCTGTGAATGGTAACGGTTATACCGCTTGGGTTATTGATACCGGTATCGACTTAGATCATCAAGATTTAAACGTTGACGCAAGCCGCGGTTTCTCAGCATTTTCTAGCGGTAGAAATGCAGGTATGGACGACGGCAACGGCCACGGCACACACGTAGCGGGTACGATTGGCGCGCTCGATAACGATATTGATGTAGTGGGAGTTGCAGCTGGCACCACTGTAGTTCCAGTAAAAGTGTTAGATGCTCGCGGCTCAGGCAGCTGGTCAGGTGTTTTAGCTGGTGTTGATCATGTTGCGGTCAATGCAAGTCCTGGCGACTGCGCAAATATGAGCTTGGGTGGCGGCTTCAACCAAGAGCTAAATGATGCCGTTGAAAGCGCAGCTCAACAATCTGGTGCTTTCTTTGTGGTAGCCGCTGGTAACGAAAGCCAGCACGCAGCAAATGTGTCTCCAGCTAGTGCTTCACACAACCGTGTATTCACTATTTCAGCGACCGACTCAAATGACCGTTTTGCAAGCTTCTCAAACTATGGCAATCCACCTGTAGACTATGCAGCTCCTGGTGTTGGCATTTTATCACTTAAAAATGGTGGCGGAACAACGACGATGTCAGGCACTTCAATGGCTTCACCTGCCGCCTGTGCTGTGATCATGATGCGAAATGGTAACCCAGGTACTGATGGTATAGCATCAAACGATCCTGATGGCAATGCAGATAGCATCGTTCATCTTTAA
- a CDS encoding DUF4386 family protein, which produces MSLQKWGGVAALTEAATYLFGFVLFFGVLDSSEHNTPALYLDFFVQNRDTFFLGYIVIGIIFSFALIVLVQAIHQRFNTVSPEFMKFTSVVGYIWAAIVLASTMIFLTSIEAIAKFYDTDPALALTINRTISIVVDALGGGIELVGAIWVLAISYAGLKHKIFSPLLHYWGLLVSLAGILTLFSGVSFLAENPFFEVTTAIFGLGQILWFIGLGVMLLRNKTSSEVVPD; this is translated from the coding sequence ATGTCATTACAAAAATGGGGAGGTGTCGCAGCACTCACAGAAGCCGCGACTTATTTGTTTGGCTTTGTATTATTTTTTGGGGTTTTGGACTCAAGTGAGCACAATACGCCAGCGCTTTATCTAGATTTCTTTGTGCAAAATCGCGATACCTTTTTTCTTGGTTATATCGTGATTGGGATTATTTTCAGTTTTGCCCTGATTGTGTTGGTGCAAGCAATTCATCAACGCTTTAACACAGTGTCACCTGAGTTTATGAAGTTTACTAGTGTAGTGGGGTATATTTGGGCTGCGATTGTCCTTGCCAGTACCATGATTTTTTTAACCAGCATTGAAGCGATTGCAAAATTTTATGATACAGATCCGGCGCTTGCACTAACAATAAACCGTACTATCTCGATAGTGGTAGATGCACTAGGGGGCGGCATTGAACTAGTAGGCGCGATTTGGGTGCTGGCAATCAGTTACGCCGGTCTCAAACATAAAATATTTAGCCCACTACTTCATTATTGGGGCTTGCTTGTGAGTCTAGCTGGGATTTTAACTTTATTTTCAGGTGTATCTTTCCTTGCCGAGAACCCATTTTTTGAGGTTACCACGGCTATATTTGGTCTCGGACAAATCCTATGGTTTATTGGATTAGGCGTGATGCTATTGAGGAATAAGACATCATCAGAGGTTGTTCCCGACTAA
- a CDS encoding lysozyme inhibitor LprI family protein, whose protein sequence is MRLIAAALFLLNCQIALAGGDVCENPISTIDINECAMSELNARTETLERYYQKSLEHNAFDEQLVEAIKASQLAWQSYLDAHCDAVYTQWREGTIRGVMAIECRKELVKTRTHTLWANFLTYMDSTPPVLPEPE, encoded by the coding sequence ATGAGACTAATAGCGGCCGCATTGTTTTTATTAAATTGCCAAATTGCGTTGGCGGGAGGAGATGTGTGTGAAAACCCTATCTCAACCATAGACATCAACGAGTGTGCAATGAGTGAGCTTAACGCGAGAACTGAAACACTTGAACGTTACTACCAAAAAAGCCTTGAACATAATGCTTTTGATGAGCAACTGGTAGAAGCGATTAAAGCCTCGCAGTTGGCGTGGCAAAGCTATCTCGATGCTCACTGTGACGCGGTATATACCCAATGGCGAGAAGGCACTATTCGCGGTGTGATGGCAATAGAATGTCGTAAGGAATTAGTTAAAACCAGAACCCATACTCTTTGGGCTAACTTTTTGACTTATATGGATAGTACGCCCCCAGTATTACCAGAACCTGAGTAA
- the pdxR gene encoding MocR-like pyridoxine biosynthesis transcription factor PdxR, whose product MISISPKTQSQDAKHKRLADVLRSAITEGKLTPGDKLPSARKLAELHGMNRHTVMNALQNLVAEGWLVVKERSGYRVNTELPIFSSQQIDTKVPSTPQIVPQFAKTLTPVSSTKRTAYRYSFAGGLPDLHAFPYDEFKRFLVKACRKTNVSHFHYSDIAGCELLKSQIQAYLRRARGLVCDDLLICNGSQEALSLVANAFINPGDGVAIEMLGYPPARHTFTNAGAEIFALAQDAEGIKVEALARCLEQNKVKLLYLTPLHQYPTTVTLSVPRRMAIYQLCQQYGVFIIEDDYDHEFHYLCPPLQPMAASDPSGIVIYISTFSKIMFAGARVGYMSARADVLAQLVARKQLLNHKNDALTQLAVAYWMEEGGFERHLRRMTKAYQVRHHAMAQHLSELKAKLDIDFEVPQGGMAYWVNSKRDVSRLSEKALENGIYVQCEPEFTLDKASSLSHIRLGFAAQEVEQQQAGLRELFALVAELEKNNE is encoded by the coding sequence TTGATTTCTATTAGCCCAAAAACACAGTCTCAAGATGCTAAACATAAGCGCTTAGCGGATGTTTTACGCAGCGCCATTACTGAAGGTAAGCTCACACCCGGTGACAAACTTCCTTCTGCTCGAAAGCTGGCAGAGTTACATGGTATGAATCGGCACACGGTGATGAATGCCCTACAAAACTTGGTAGCTGAAGGCTGGCTAGTGGTTAAAGAGCGTAGCGGCTATCGAGTCAATACTGAACTACCTATTTTCAGTAGCCAACAGATAGACACTAAAGTGCCTTCTACACCACAAATCGTGCCGCAATTTGCTAAAACACTGACTCCAGTAAGCAGCACTAAGCGTACGGCCTACCGCTATAGTTTTGCAGGGGGCTTACCAGATCTTCATGCCTTTCCCTATGATGAATTTAAGCGGTTTTTGGTAAAGGCGTGTCGCAAAACCAATGTCAGTCATTTTCACTATTCAGACATTGCTGGGTGCGAGTTGCTGAAATCCCAAATTCAGGCGTATTTGCGCCGAGCAAGGGGGCTAGTATGTGATGACTTGCTGATTTGTAATGGCTCCCAAGAAGCGCTTTCTTTGGTGGCAAATGCATTTATTAATCCAGGTGATGGTGTTGCCATCGAAATGCTTGGTTATCCACCTGCTCGGCATACTTTTACCAATGCAGGTGCTGAAATTTTTGCTTTAGCACAAGACGCAGAAGGCATTAAAGTGGAGGCTTTGGCGCGCTGTCTTGAACAAAACAAGGTGAAGCTGCTGTATTTAACACCACTGCATCAATATCCTACAACGGTCACATTGTCCGTACCGAGGCGAATGGCGATTTATCAGCTGTGCCAGCAGTACGGCGTGTTTATTATTGAAGACGATTACGACCATGAGTTTCATTATCTCTGCCCGCCGTTACAGCCTATGGCGGCAAGCGATCCAAGTGGTATTGTGATTTATATTTCTACCTTCTCAAAAATCATGTTTGCCGGTGCTCGTGTGGGTTATATGAGTGCGCGGGCAGATGTGCTTGCGCAATTGGTGGCTCGTAAGCAGCTACTTAATCACAAAAATGATGCGCTTACCCAGTTGGCTGTGGCTTACTGGATGGAAGAGGGCGGGTTTGAGCGCCATTTGCGGCGCATGACCAAAGCCTATCAAGTACGCCATCACGCGATGGCTCAGCACCTAAGCGAGCTTAAAGCCAAGTTAGATATTGACTTTGAAGTGCCACAAGGCGGTATGGCGTATTGGGTAAACAGCAAACGCGACGTCTCGAGATTATCTGAAAAAGCTCTTGAAAACGGGATTTACGTACAATGTGAGCCTGAATTTACCCTCGATAAGGCTAGCAGTTTAAGTCATATTCGCTTAGGCTTTGCGGCGCAAGAAGTCGAGCAACAGCAAGCGGGGCTGAGAGAGTTATTTGCTTTGGTCGCAGAGCTGGAGAAAAATAATGAATAA
- a CDS encoding GNAT family N-acetyltransferase, translating into MLSKQTLESNRVKLTPLEAAHLPELLARGKKTEIWKWVFNNYCRDQKTIEQWFYGSAQFDESEQLVVAIIDKDSGKLAGNSRLFRLDKLNLSAEIGHTFIGTEFQRTHVNTHAKYLLLKYAFEAIGLVRVQFQTHECNHKSRNAIARLGAHFEGLSLKDRRLPDGSYRNTARFAITDEMWPEVKARLEERL; encoded by the coding sequence ATGCTTTCAAAACAAACGCTAGAATCCAATCGTGTCAAGCTCACTCCTCTTGAAGCGGCGCATTTACCTGAGTTATTGGCTCGAGGCAAAAAAACTGAGATCTGGAAGTGGGTATTTAACAATTATTGTCGCGATCAAAAAACCATAGAGCAATGGTTTTACGGTTCGGCACAGTTTGACGAAAGCGAACAACTTGTTGTTGCAATCATAGATAAAGACTCAGGTAAACTGGCTGGTAATAGCCGCTTGTTTAGACTTGATAAACTCAACCTAAGTGCCGAAATCGGCCACACTTTTATTGGTACTGAATTTCAACGCACGCATGTTAATACCCACGCCAAGTACCTGTTGCTCAAATATGCCTTTGAGGCGATTGGATTGGTACGTGTGCAATTTCAAACGCATGAATGTAATCATAAGTCTCGTAATGCCATCGCACGCCTCGGTGCCCATTTTGAAGGCTTGTCGTTAAAAGATAGACGCCTGCCCGACGGAAGTTACCGTAATACAGCACGATTCGCCATCACCGACGAGATGTGGCCTGAAGTTAAAGCAAGGTTGGAGGAAAGATTATGA
- a CDS encoding FMN-binding negative transcriptional regulator: MSYPRNYYVESNPNILSSVITKHPLATLTVIQEGKIKTVFVPLTLSDDHAYLLGHATKDNPIFHADGVIQAIFHCEDHYLSPAAIPDIKLPTWLYANVIVEGELAIIATDDEKYASMQAQITHFEQFSNSDWQLDSVSANQRQSLFNAINFFKIKINSMHGAFKLSQNQSSDIREKIKIHLQPLKPAMHSLFV, encoded by the coding sequence ATGAGCTACCCAAGAAACTACTACGTTGAAAGCAATCCAAACATACTCAGCTCTGTGATCACAAAACACCCGCTGGCCACGCTGACGGTGATACAGGAAGGCAAGATAAAGACGGTTTTTGTACCGCTAACATTAAGTGATGACCATGCTTATTTACTTGGACACGCTACAAAAGATAACCCAATTTTCCACGCGGACGGTGTTATTCAAGCAATTTTCCACTGTGAAGATCATTACCTCTCACCCGCAGCTATCCCTGACATTAAGCTCCCCACGTGGTTGTACGCAAATGTGATAGTTGAAGGTGAACTCGCGATTATTGCTACTGATGATGAAAAATACGCTTCAATGCAAGCCCAAATAACGCATTTTGAGCAGTTTTCAAATAGTGATTGGCAGCTTGATAGCGTGTCTGCTAATCAGCGCCAATCGCTGTTTAACGCCATTAACTTTTTCAAGATTAAAATCAATTCGATGCATGGCGCTTTTAAGTTAAGCCAAAACCAGTCGAGTGATATTCGCGAAAAAATCAAAATACATTTACAGCCGCTAAAACCTGCGATGCACAGCTTATTTGTATAA
- a CDS encoding DUF5924 family protein, with product MRYFKNLITKFILMMQKWPGLMAVLAFCSGIASFILVERKESFSQIIALLLLTSWLWLIIDNWLRDQVEQRFGIVLSPNFMRFALQMVQQESLFFALPFFLAATTWNHPQAAFTCLIALCAFISVVDPIYYKKLARHNVLFMVFHNFALFVVISVTLPILLHLTTDQSIQIVLVTAIILTLPSLGNVMPHARWWRFPLLALLLSALSAGLWQLRSWVPPAALRLTDIALAYEVDRQQRKPMNSIQHLDTHSLHEQGLYSWSAVKAPRGLNEKIFHVWVHNKQVVDRIPLNISGGREEGYRAWSHKTNFPADSTGKWEVHVVTSSGQLIGLTKFTVCP from the coding sequence ATGCGTTATTTCAAAAACCTAATAACAAAATTTATTTTGATGATGCAGAAGTGGCCGGGCCTGATGGCTGTGCTAGCTTTTTGTAGCGGTATAGCAAGCTTTATTTTGGTTGAACGGAAAGAGTCGTTTTCACAGATCATCGCTCTACTATTACTCACCAGTTGGCTGTGGCTCATTATTGATAACTGGCTACGCGACCAAGTGGAGCAACGCTTTGGTATTGTGTTGTCACCCAACTTTATGCGCTTTGCCCTACAAATGGTGCAACAGGAAAGTCTATTCTTCGCACTGCCTTTTTTCTTGGCTGCCACGACATGGAATCATCCACAGGCTGCATTTACCTGCTTAATTGCACTCTGCGCGTTTATCTCCGTTGTGGACCCGATATATTACAAAAAGCTAGCCCGGCACAATGTGCTGTTTATGGTATTCCACAATTTTGCCTTATTTGTTGTGATTTCAGTTACGCTTCCTATTTTGCTTCACCTGACAACTGACCAAAGTATACAAATAGTGCTAGTCACCGCCATTATTCTTACCCTACCGAGTCTTGGTAATGTCATGCCACACGCAAGATGGTGGCGTTTTCCCTTATTGGCTCTGCTGCTAAGTGCGCTTAGCGCAGGTTTGTGGCAGCTACGTAGCTGGGTCCCCCCTGCAGCCTTACGACTCACCGACATAGCACTGGCTTATGAGGTTGATAGGCAGCAACGAAAACCGATGAACAGTATCCAACACCTCGATACCCATTCGCTTCACGAACAAGGCTTATACAGTTGGAGCGCGGTAAAAGCACCTCGGGGACTAAACGAAAAGATCTTTCACGTGTGGGTACACAACAAACAAGTAGTTGACCGAATTCCGTTAAACATTAGCGGTGGACGCGAGGAAGGCTATCGAGCTTGGAGCCATAAGACCAACTTTCCGGCCGACTCAACGGGTAAGTGGGAGGTGCACGTTGTCACCAGTTCAGGACAACTGATTGGCCTTACAAAATTTACTGTCTGTCCTTAG
- a CDS encoding DUF2000 domain-containing protein: MTDFTVLPDENSKRFVAVLNKKVELGRLFNALGHMTAGLIDQIGNTDELCFLPYQDKDGGIHPSISHYPFIVLKADNSNKIRKVRAELVARNIPFTDFTNTMIVGTSEQQVSATAETPEQDLEYFGICMFGDSAELKEFTGKFSLFK; this comes from the coding sequence ATGACTGATTTTACCGTTTTACCGGACGAAAACTCAAAGCGATTTGTTGCTGTGCTCAATAAAAAAGTTGAACTTGGTCGGCTTTTTAATGCGCTTGGCCATATGACCGCTGGGCTCATTGACCAAATAGGTAATACCGATGAGCTCTGCTTTTTACCGTATCAAGACAAAGATGGCGGCATTCACCCTTCTATTTCGCACTACCCTTTTATTGTGCTTAAAGCAGATAACAGTAATAAAATCAGAAAAGTGCGAGCAGAGCTTGTGGCTCGTAACATCCCCTTTACTGATTTTACAAATACCATGATTGTTGGCACATCCGAACAGCAAGTAAGCGCCACCGCTGAAACACCAGAACAAGACTTAGAGTACTTTGGCATTTGCATGTTTGGCGATAGCGCAGAGCTTAAAGAATTTACTGGGAAATTCAGCTTGTTTAAATAG